The Phoenix dactylifera cultivar Barhee BC4 chromosome 12, palm_55x_up_171113_PBpolish2nd_filt_p, whole genome shotgun sequence genome includes the window CATCTATATCTTAATCAAAAATTGCTTAGTCCTAGCACGGGCAATCACGCAAGCGTGGGCAAAGACCTGGCCTTAAGTCTACCACCTGCGGTATATTGATATATGGTTGACAGATCATTATCCAAATGACACTATATAAGAACTCTAGCAGCATATGAGTACCGAGTCCAGTAAATTGAGGAGATTTTGCTTTCTGTAGCCAGACTCCTCTGCATCTCATAAGACATCCTCTTTCAACTCCATTCCTTCAAATCTTTTCCTGGACATGGCACGACCACTGTTCTTTTTAGCGTTCGTCCTCGCTTTCGTTGGATCTGCGACGGATGCAGCAGTCGTGGAGCATACATTCCGTGTAATTTCATCTAATCCATGCACTTCCTTATCTGTTTCCGTCTTTTCTAGCAACACTTTAGCACTCAATTTTTTCCATGTTACCTTAAGCTCTAGTTTAGTAGTAATTTTGATGAAAGCTTGTTGGGACGTTCGCACTTCCGAAGTATAGAAAACATCTAGAAAAGTGAAATTATTTGGCTTTGTCACCTGTATCTTAATTTCCCTCATGAGGTGCCGGAGTTTTAATTTCCCGCTGATCATAGTCTTCTTGCTTTATGTTAACATAGAGAGGATGGTAACGACGTCATGGCATGGCCTGCTAATTACTAGAGAGCAACAAAATTAATGACAACCAACTGTTGTTTAATCTAGGCTGTgattcttttttcatttttcttcttttttttatgtgtgtgtgtgtgtgtttaatTAATGAACATTAAGGTATTCATATTTCTATGCCTTTGAGACAATTAGTTCTGgtaaataatatgaatttgaCGACATCATTTTGTTCAGGTGGGCAACGTGAGAGTAAGACGGCAATGCAAGAACAGAGTTATCACCGCCGTGAACGGGCAATTGCCTGGCCCGGCAATATATGCTCATGAGGGCGACACGGTGATCGTTCATGTCATAAATGAATCGCCCTATGACATGTCGATTCATTGGTAAGGCCATAACTAGCCCAGTCTTCTCATTCATATAGATATGTTAATACCGGTAGAAGTTTAGGTTTGATGACAGAGTGTTATGGCCATGGATGCAGGCATGGGATATTGCAGCTACTGACCGCATGGGCGGACGGGCCAAACATGATAACCCAATGCCCCATACGCCCTGGGAAGAGCTACACTTACAAGTACACCATCACAGGCCAAGAGGGCACCCTGTGGTGGCACGCCCACGTCTCGGTCCTCCGAGCCACGGTCTACGGCGCCCTCATCATTCTACCCAGAGAAGGCCCCAAAGCCTACCCCTTCCCCCGACCCTACAAGGAATTCCCCATTCTACTAGGTATATTATATATAACTCTCGGCCAGCTCTCTTCTAGTTTCTTTTGGCCCTGTCCACAAAATTATACCGACCAACGGGCTTCATTGACGTGCATGCAGGCGAGTGGTGGAACGCCAACGTGGTGGACGTGGAAAATGAGGCTCTCGCCGCTGGTCTTCAACCCAATATATCCGACGCGTATACCATCAACGGGAGGCTCGGCGATCTCTACCGGTGTTCTAACAAACGTAAGTGCTGAATTAACTACAGAAGAAcgttttcaaaaatcaaaagtaCGGATCGCAGACTGCATgtgttttttaaaagaaaaaactgaGCTCAAATTCGCCTGCAGACACCTACAAGCTCGACGTGGAATATGGCAAGACCTACTTACTCCGAATCATCAACGCTGCAGTCAATAATCAGCTCTTCTTCAAGATGGCCGGGCACTCCTTCACCGTCGTCGCCGTGGACGCCGGCTACACCGTGCCCTACCCCACGGACGTGCTGGTCCTCGCACCTGGCCAGACTGTCGACGCCCTCATGGTGGCCAACGCCCCTCCCTCACGCTACTACATGGCTGCCCGTGCCTACATTAGCACTCTTCCGCCGCCGCAAACCTTCGACGACACCACCACCACGGGCATCGTCCGGTACAAGTCCGCCATGCCGTCATCGGCGCGTCCCGCGATGCCGGTCATGCCGGACTACACCGACACTCCGACCGCCCACCGGTTCTACACCAGCTTGACCGGTCTCCTCAAGCCGGGGTTGCCCACCGTCCCCCTCCACGCCGACGAGCACATGTTCGTCACCTCGGGCTTGGGCGTCGTCCCCTGCAAGCGGGACCAGCCGCGGTGCTCGAGAGGGGCGCTCGCCGCCAGCATGAACAACGTGTCCTTCGAATTCCCTACGAAAATGTCGTTGCTGGAGGCGCATTTTAAGGGCGCGAAGGGGATATACACGACGGACTTTCCCGACAGGCCACCATTGATGTTCGACTTCACAAACAATAACTTGAGCATGAATCCTGCTCTCATCTTTACGAACAAGGCTACGAAGTTGAAGAAGGTCAAGTACAACGCGACGGTGGAGATGGTGCTGCAGAACACGGCGTTGATCGGGATCGAGAATCACCCGATCCACCTCCATGGGTTCAACTTCTTCGTGTTGGCGCAGGGATTTGGGAACTTCGACTGGGAAACGGCGGTGAAGAGCTACAATCTGGTGCACCCGCAGGTGAGGAACACCATCGCGGTGCCTACCGGCGGATGGGCGGTCATCCGGTTTGTCGCAAATAATCCAGGTAATTCTCCTCCTACAAGAACTTTGTTTTGACCTACTACGCATAAATTAACTCAATTAGGCTCACCTATCTATTTAGTTTGTTTAAGTTTCACCCGACTTGATAGAGAGAGAATGAATAACTAATTTGTttgacttcttcttttttctttttttttttgattggcaGGTGTGTGGTTTATGCATTGCCACCTAGATGTCCACCTGCCATGGGGCTTGGGGATGGCTTTTGAGGTGGAGAACGGGCCAACCCCAGATTCAACCCTCCCTCCACCCCCACCTGACTTTCCGCAATGTTAAGAACAAGTATAACCCTGAGGTGTACCGAATGTAatttaatagaaaaataaaattacttttctctctctctttttctctcttgtttttctttttcttctgtaaatattttaacctaAAATGTAAAGACAGTCGAAATCTACAACTTATGGAACTACCACCTGCACCGCGGACATAATTGTTTGCATAGAGTGATATTTACTATGAGATGTTCGTGAGATTTGATGAACGATCGTGCGATGGTTACACTATTCCATTCCTTGATGCCTTTCTCATGGAGTTGGTGGTTTAGTTTATGTAACATGTCCATGACCTCTACACGATCGATATAAGCTATCCACCTTGTATTTGGCTTGGCTGCTCGACCAAATCGCTGAGAACTACTCTAGATCCTTCGCAGGTTTAAGGCGATAATACACCACAGGATTTCACTCTTTTGCCGACTTGTTCAGCTTTCAAGGGTATTTATAATGGAAGAAAATGCTATCGTTCATTTTCTGATGGCAGGCTTGTCTCCTGAGGACTCCCTTATCTCCTAAAAGAGTATTAATCAAGACATTAATTGGGATTCAACATGAAGAAAAAGGAGCACTGCGCTACTATCAACCTGCATTAAGCCTACCCATTTGTGCCACTTTAGCTGACAGAGTTCCCATCGCCTGTTCCTTCTTATCCTCGCAAGCAAAGGGTACAGGTGGTAATTGCCCCTTGTTTTCTCTCCAAATGATGCGTATCAAGAATAATTGTCGCTTTATCTCCTTATGTCTCATTTAGTCTTCAGAATTTAGTGCACAATCATAACATTCAGCACCCGCAAAAGCAGAGTTCCAATGCTTTTGCCGGTCCATGTATGTCGATGGTGATAtatgtttaactcaaaatatgcTATATCGTACCAAACTAGATGGTACAGGATATACCATATCGTACCGATTTGGTATTGATGGTAGATGATACGGGCGAGC containing:
- the LOC103715511 gene encoding laccase-25-like, whose product is MSIHWHGILQLLTAWADGPNMITQCPIRPGKSYTYKYTITGQEGTLWWHAHVSVLRATVYGALIILPREGPKAYPFPRPYKEFPILLGEWWNANVVDVENEALAAGLQPNISDAYTINGRLGDLYRCSNKHTYKLDVEYGKTYLLRIINAAVNNQLFFKMAGHSFTVVAVDAGYTVPYPTDVLVLAPGQTVDALMVANAPPSRYYMAARAYISTLPPPQTFDDTTTTGIVRYKSAMPSSARPAMPVMPDYTDTPTAHRFYTSLTGLLKPGLPTVPLHADEHMFVTSGLGVVPCKRDQPRCSRGALAASMNNVSFEFPTKMSLLEAHFKGAKGIYTTDFPDRPPLMFDFTNNNLSMNPALIFTNKATKLKKVKYNATVEMVLQNTALIGIENHPIHLHGFNFFVLAQGFGNFDWETAVKSYNLVHPQVRNTIAVPTGGWAVIRFVANNPGVWFMHCHLDVHLPWGLGMAFEVENGPTPDSTLPPPPPDFPQC